Part of the Thermus tengchongensis genome is shown below.
TAGACGCCCGTGGAGTACTCGCGAACGAACTGGATGAAGAGCAGGAACCACGCGGCCAGGATCCCTCCTCGCAACAGGGGTAGTGTGCCTGTTAGAAAAGCCCGCACCGGGGTGGCCCCGGCCACCCGCCCCGCCTCCTCCATCTCTCGGCCCACCTGGAGGAGGGCTGCGGTCAGGAGGCGGACCCCATAGGGCATCCACACCACCGTATAGGCCAGGATGAGGCTAAGGAGGGTTCCGCGGATGGGGGATAGGGGTTTGACGAAAAGGAAGAGCCAGAGAAAGGCTAGGCCCATCACCAGTCCCGGTACCGCCCGCGGGATTCCCGAGAGGTAGTCAAGGATGCGCCCCCAGCCCTGGCCCCGCTGGATCCCGAGGGCGACGAGGAGGTAGAGGCCGAGGGCCAGGACGCCGCCGAACGCGCTCACCAACAGCGTGTTGGTCACCGCCCGGCTGAGGTTGGGCAATTTGAAAATTTCTCCGTAGTGGGCCAGGGTGAGGACCTCTCGCAGCTCCACTCCCGGTCCCCAGCTCACGACCAAGCTGCGGAAGACCACTCCAAGGACAGGCAAGACTACCGCCACCAGGAGGTAGAGGGCTAGAAGGGTTGCCCACACCCACCGAAGCCTTCCCAAGGAAAGCCGCTCCGTCCGGTATCCCCGCGTGCCGATGGCCACGTAACGGCCCTCCATTCTGCCCAGGAGGTAGCGTTGCAGGACAACCAAACTTAGGGCGATGATCACGATGGCCATGCTCACGGCCGCCATCAGGTGGTACGCGGAGGAGCCGGTGATGGCGGTAATGCGGTACAGGTAGGTGGTGACCACCATGATGCCCTTAGCGTCCCCCAGCACCAAGGGGAGGCCGAAGAGCTCAAAGCCCAGGAGCAACATGAGGATGGCGCTGTAAATCAGGGCGGGCCGCACTAAGGGTAGGGTAACGCTGACCGCCACCTGGAACGGTCGGGCCCCGGCTAC
Proteins encoded:
- a CDS encoding ABC transporter permease: MRPRGRPFPRVQATALLTAAVALAVLSPIGILLYQSLLTAPFFAPTKRLALEAYRYIFQDPYFFEALKNSFLIGLGMVGVAVPLGSLFAFLVVKTDLPFARLFELLLLAPIFISAIILGIGFIVAFGPAGFVSSLVEGLFGQVPWSIYTLPAIAIIAGLTHVPYVYLYVASTIQNVDASLEEAARVAGARPFQVAVSVTLPLVRPALIYSAILMLLLGFELFGLPLVLGDAKGIMVVTTYLYRITAITGSSAYHLMAAVSMAIVIIALSLVVLQRYLLGRMEGRYVAIGTRGYRTERLSLGRLRWVWATLLALYLLVAVVLPVLGVVFRSLVVSWGPGVELREVLTLAHYGEIFKLPNLSRAVTNTLLVSAFGGVLALGLYLLVALGIQRGQGWGRILDYLSGIPRAVPGLVMGLAFLWLFLFVKPLSPIRGTLLSLILAYTVVWMPYGVRLLTAALLQVGREMEEAGRVAGATPVRAFLTGTLPLLRGGILAAWFLLFIQFVREYSTGVYLLTAGTEVLGAQIVALWGTGAVEIIAALATVQVVIVSAVFVLANRLGVRPQGL